GGTTTTGGCCACTGATTTTGTTGGTTTTCTGTTTTGTGCTTGGTGTAATTGCAGTTCTTGCCGGTGTAGGTGGTGGCGTATTGTACGTACCGCTGGTTTCCGGCTTCTTCCCGTTCCATATTGACTTTGTACGTGGTGCAGGTCTTATGGTAGCACTTGCCGGTGCGCTTGCTGCGGGTCCTGGATTGCTGAAACGTAACCTTGCCAGTCTCCGTCTAGCCCTGCCTATGGCTCTTATTGCGTCCGCCTGTGCGGTGGTCGGCGCTATGCTTGGTTTATACCTTTCACAGCTCGACCCACGCTACGTACAGACTGCTCTTGGTGCGACAATTATGGGTATTTCTATTCTGCTGCTCTGTTCCAAGAACTCAGAATACCCGGTTGTAACCAAACAGGATGCAATCAGCCACGCTCTTGGTATCGAAGGTCTTTATCAGGATCAGGCTACAGGTAAAGAATTTGAATGGAAAACTCACCGCACCTTCACCGGTCTGCTGCTGTTTGTCGTAATCGGCATTATGGCAGGTATGTTCGGTCTTGGCGCTGGCTGGGCTAACATCCCTGTTCTTAACCTTCTCATGGGTGCTCCATTAAAAGTTTCAGTAGCAACATCCAAGTTCCTGCTTTCCATCACAGATACATCTGCTGCATGGGTATACATGAACCAGGGTGCTGTTATTCCACTGATCGCTATTCCTTCCATTATCGGTCTTATGCTCGGCTCTCTCGTAGGCGTACGCCTGCTTGCAGTAGCAAAAGCATCTTTCATCCGTTACATGGTTATCGGCGTTCTCTTCTTTGCTGGCTTCAAGGCGCTTGATAAAGGTCTTGGACTCGGTATTATGGGTTAAGGGAGGCAAGTTATGACAAAAGAAAACGTATGCGTA
The sequence above is drawn from the Halodesulfovibrio sp. genome and encodes:
- a CDS encoding sulfite exporter TauE/SafE family protein, whose amino-acid sequence is MLKNVTRLFTMLSLWVSAAVFVSPVGAFAAEAVAASPAAGGDAHAWWFWPLILLVFCFVLGVIAVLAGVGGGVLYVPLVSGFFPFHIDFVRGAGLMVALAGALAAGPGLLKRNLASLRLALPMALIASACAVVGAMLGLYLSQLDPRYVQTALGATIMGISILLLCSKNSEYPVVTKQDAISHALGIEGLYQDQATGKEFEWKTHRTFTGLLLFVVIGIMAGMFGLGAGWANIPVLNLLMGAPLKVSVATSKFLLSITDTSAAWVYMNQGAVIPLIAIPSIIGLMLGSLVGVRLLAVAKASFIRYMVIGVLFFAGFKALDKGLGLGIMG